ATCAGTAGTGTTTTAACAGAGCTCTGGTACCATGAAAAATAAACATATACAGGGATGTGCTGAGTCACGGAGGGTGCAGAAACCTGACTCTGATATCATGTGAAATTATAGATTGTTTTATTGACCATTCAAAAGACAATTACATAACATATAATGAATACTCAAACCCTAAAGGGTTTGAGCCTAAACCTTAATCACTAACAGGAATATAACGGAATTTGTGATACAATTTTACAATAGGATAAAGGATTGGGATTATCAATACCCCTATCTTAGTAGTCTCATTGACATCCTTAATCTGATGATTACATACCTTCAAATAAATATTTGAAAGTTTTATCAAGTTTATTAGTAAAGAAAACCCGATTACTAATGAAATTCATTATTTAGGTAACTAGATTTCTTATGATAAACTTATATCGTATACACTTAAACATCGATTTTTGATATTATATTTCCTAAAATAAGTGCAATCTTCCCTAAACAAAACTAAGTATTTTGACATTTTCTTACCCGAATACACAATAAGCTTACAAGATCTGGGGTAACATTAAGATTTAACAACTATAACGAAACACAAAACACTTAACAAAATAAGAAATTGATAAGTATATGCGAATCGGTAATAAGAAGCTACAATTGTAGCGGGTATTATACTAAACAGCTAAAAAGTATAAAAAGACAAGCATAATAAAGTTTTTGAGCGTATGAACTGAAAACCTAGTAGACATCTGTGCTAGGCAACATTCTTTCATTTCTTATATAATACTTAACATTTTAGAAACCAGCTAAATATAACTAGAATCAGTAATTAATTTCTATATATAAAAGTAATTAAGCCTAGCAATACATTTAATCGAGAATTAACATCCGAGGAAATTAATTTGTTGTGAAACCactctaaaaaaaattaattacaaCGACGTTATTTATAACTTAGCTAAGCCATCTAGTCATCTCCCATAAACTTCCTTCATGAAGAAACAACAACCATCGTGCCACCAACAAAGATTAATTAACCTCTCGAATCCGACTGATACCCTATAAAATTTACACAAATATATAATTCTaaaatttgaataaattaatatatttatttgtaaAAATTTGGATTAATTAATTAGTTCTTACTTGATATGATTTCGGAGGATGAACTTTGAGCACCCGAGACTGTGACACTCCCCTTGCTATGATCTGGATTTTGTGATGATTTTCTACGTCGACGGTTGTGATCTGCCAATCTTTTTCGACAGCTTCTTTTTCCATTATCGAATTCCGATAAGAGATGGAATCTTTATAACATTATAtagtgaaaaaaaaattattttttgtaaATGGAtggtaaaaaataataattagttaattattattTATAAGGACTCTTAGGAGTACTAATCAATAAATGAAACAAaagaaaagggtattttgggtatagGTTACTATAAGAAGCAAAAGCAAACAGTACCTAACAAAGGGTAAATCCGCAGCTTATATGGGAAACAGAAATTTTTACGGACCCAAAAATGCCCTCGGGATCGCCCCCATGTACACCAATCATTGTCTTTAGTTTCCTTGTACCCCAAACCCACCccagggcattttcgtcattttttttgtttctatgtttatttatctAATTCTTCCTTCTTTCTGTGCAATGATATAGTTGTACAATATATTATTAAAAGGTACAATCAGTTAATGCATGGGATTTCGGTTAACCCGTTCAGGTGATCTTATGCATCAAGTGGTTGTACTATGTGAACTGTGAACTGTGAAGTGTTTGATTGAGGTAAAAATAGGTACAAGGGTAAAAATGGGAAACAACCTGCTACACTGTTGGCAGAATCGCTGAGTCAACCCGGCGGTGATGACGGTGGAGGCTTTGGAGTGAAATTCACAGACTTTATGCCGGCGGTGATAGTGCTTAGCGTGGGTAAGATCAGCATTGCACCCTTCAGCCTGACACCTCGGAGAGCTAACAAGAGCCGCCTCTAACGGCCTAGACCGGCGGTAGAGTCGGTTCACGAAGTCATCCTCCGCCGAGGAGAAGTACGTCCGACCACCCAAGTTCAACCCAATCCGGTTGTTTGTGAAGTCAATGGCACAACCTGAGGGCTCAGGCTTTGGCATGATCATGTACCCGTTTTGCCCATGGCCATGAGAGTTAACGTTCCCGGAACCACCCTCCGGTTCAAGAGTGAGCAACGGCGTTGGCGACGGTGGGTAGGCACAATTCCCGCCGTAGGCGCGTGGGTCGTAGAGGGAGGCGAAATGAGGATGTGTTTGGGTGGGGTTGTTAAGGTAGTGGTGGTGGGGGTTATGGGAGTGGTGGAGGAAGTCGTTGGGGTTGAGGTACGATGAGGCGGTGGTTTCATTGAAGCTTTGCGAGTACTGCTCGAAGATATGGCGGCTCTGGTCGGGATGAGAGGTGGACTCATCGACGGCGACGGTGCCGTTGAGCATGATCGTCGATGGGTTTCCCCATTCGTAGTCCAACATTTGAGCTTCTCCGATCGGGTCCTTGGTCTGCAAATATATGAAAAGCTGCCATACTTTGAGCAGTTTTTAATGGTAAAAAGTGAGAGTGGAGAGTGAGGGTATACTAAAGGAAAATATGATGTAAGAATAATTTACAAGCTCTAATGCATAATATACAACTGCTTGAAGCATTAGCTCTTGGAATTATGCATTTCGGTTCTGGAAAAAGGATTTACCATAATGAAAGCTAGAGATGTCACTTATATAAGCTCATACTCTTAACACAAAGATTAAACTTTATAAGAAGAAATTGGAAAAGTAAGTAAATCATATGTTGAAATTTAATAACAATATATTTGTACTCTCTATAGACTATTTTGTTAGAATAATCAAATTGTATATAATAAATCTCTAATAAATATCATTACCAATCAAGATGGTAATTCTTTTTGTCGAACTATCCTTTTCATAATCCTCTCTATCTCAAATTGATTGTTTATATGtgttattttttaattaactGGAAGAAAAATATATCATATACCTAATACGATAATTTACGACTTATAATCCGTTTTTTTTAATTCATAAAAGTTTTTACTCCGTTACATAATTTGTTATAAATATTTCATATAAAAAGTAAAGTAGTttttatgcaaaatatatcactaTAAAGATCTCCTTCAGTTCTGTAAAACATAGTTGTCAAAATCGCGATCCTGATTGTAGGATTGTACGATCCTACGATCTTAGGTATAAAAAACGATCCAAATAGTAAAATGATCGTATTTTGGTTGCAAATTTCTATCACTTACATTAGTTACAAATTTTCCTATTTTATATTACTAAAGTATATttcaagttttaaaagttaataaaaaaataaactattATTACATTCCTAAATTTATCAAGAATTGTAGTCTAATTAAAgatatatgaaatgttttaaTATGCAATTTGCACACGGCGTTTAGGTGGGTGTAATAACAAGGTGTTAGGTCCGGTTTGTGCACATTTTGATTAATTGTTCATTCGAAAGGTGGGTGTAATAACAAGGTGTTAGGTCCAGTTTGTGCACATTTTGATTAATTGTTCATTCGAACATGAAACTATGTATTATATCTTTGAGTCAGTGCAAACGAATCTCTATAGTCACAACGAACACGACAACGACAAGATTTGAACATGTGTTGATGGGTTATCCACTACATTTTCAACATGTCTTACTAATATGTCACAACCCTAGTGATTCATGTAATCATGTAATTCAAACTTGTCCACCATTATAATTCTTTATTTTAGGGCCCATATATCATATTAGGATATAACAATAGAAGATCCAAGATGGTTTTTGGATGATGATTATATTATTTACCCAAATCTCATATAAATGAGTTAAGGGAGATGCGGGATGGTCACGAGCCCTTATGGTAAGGTTGATAAACTGCTTTCATATATGACctccaataaaaaataaataaaatactcataaaGATCAATGTATACAAAATATCAACCAACAATGAATGATAAAGTGATATGTGGTTTGAAAAAAGTGACTGATAAACAAAATTAAATTTGCATGAAAAAAAGGGTTAACAAGTAAAAACATGGATGAATACACAAACAGAATAGGGAAAAACAAGAAGTATGTTGAAAAGATGCTAGTTGCACATGCTGAAAGTAATAGAGAAATAAGAATAATTAGTTTAAAATGGCCAAAAACACAAACAAAAAGAATAGAAAGCCAGACCTTAAACATGTAACATCCGTTTTACCATGTAATACTTTTCTaagtttaatttattttaatctaaatttttgtggatttttggttAGGACACGATGTGGTGACTGAGGAACCACGACGTGGCAACATCGAATGGAGGAATGTGGACCGCGAAGCCCTATGTCGTGGCAAGGCCTTGGCCACGATGTGGTGGGTGCTTTGGTGTAAAACCCTAGATCTCCGGttttgtgacctatttaaagaCACTAACTCCTAGGGTTGCCTCATTTGGGTGGCCTCCTCCCTCTGAGATCATACCCCATCCAAACCCTAACCTCTATATGTGTGTTTTGAGTGTGTGGAACCACTTTTGTGAAGGTTGAAGGAATAATGAGTCCATTTTGGTGTTTGTGTGCTTGGTTCCAGCTTAGATCTTGCATCTTCATTACATTTCTGGtcttttagaggtataaagtcttcaCTTTGCTCATTATCTATTTAGATCTTGTTCTAGGTCATTTTATGAGCTTTTTGGTCcaa
The genomic region above belongs to Lactuca sativa cultivar Salinas chromosome 4, Lsat_Salinas_v11, whole genome shotgun sequence and contains:
- the LOC111896001 gene encoding squamosa promoter-binding-like protein 8, whose product is MLDYEWGNPSTIMLNGTVAVDESTSHPDQSRHIFEQYSQSFNETTASSYLNPNDFLHHSHNPHHHYLNNPTQTHPHFASLYDPRAYGGNCAYPPSPTPLLTLEPEGGSGNVNSHGHGQNGYMIMPKPEPSGCAIDFTNNRIGLNLGGRTYFSSAEDDFVNRLYRRSRPLEAALVSSPRCQAEGCNADLTHAKHYHRRHKVCEFHSKASTVITAGLTQRFCQQCSRFHLLSEFDNGKRSCRKRLADHNRRRRKSSQNPDHSKGSVTVSGAQSSSSEIISRYQSDSRG